Proteins from a genomic interval of Williamwhitmania sp.:
- a CDS encoding restriction endonuclease, with translation MIFNSEPKTWQELQTYVGKIFKECGFETEISKVVDLVRGHKEIDVFAKDIESEYQPIVLVECKFWNNPIPQEIIHSFRTVMNDFGANLGFIVSKIGFQAGSFQAVENTNIKLVDLIELEKVYYRRWLKTMPKKYLDIADKLFPYWDPSGGRMPTSREKFSWDNCKLVHDAYKHICSIGPWDLEESNYHQRKFPMTIPIIDDNLKQIGSQVINTYREYFDAVERDKDKALKHFKILYGEL, from the coding sequence ATGATATTTAATTCTGAACCTAAAACTTGGCAAGAACTTCAAACATATGTAGGAAAAATATTTAAAGAATGTGGGTTTGAAACCGAAATATCTAAAGTAGTAGATTTAGTCAGAGGACATAAAGAAATAGATGTATTTGCAAAGGATATTGAAAGTGAATATCAGCCTATTGTGTTAGTTGAATGTAAGTTTTGGAACAACCCGATTCCACAAGAAATAATACATTCCTTTAGAACTGTTATGAATGATTTTGGTGCTAATTTAGGATTTATTGTTTCCAAGATTGGTTTTCAAGCGGGGAGCTTTCAAGCTGTGGAGAACACGAATATCAAACTTGTCGATTTAATAGAACTTGAAAAAGTATACTACCGAAGATGGTTAAAAACAATGCCAAAAAAATATTTAGACATAGCTGATAAGCTATTTCCATATTGGGATCCAAGTGGTGGAAGAATGCCAACAAGTAGAGAAAAATTTAGTTGGGATAATTGTAAATTGGTGCATGATGCCTACAAACACATTTGTTCTATAGGGCCTTGGGATTTAGAAGAATCTAATTATCACCAACGCAAATTCCCCATGACAATCCCTATTATTGATGATAATTTAAAACAGATAGGAAGTCAAGTAATAAACACATACAGAGAATATTTTGATGCAGTGGAAAGAGATAAGGATAAAGCATTGAAACATTTTAAAATTCTATATGGTGAACTGTAA
- a CDS encoding aldo/keto reductase has product MKYNSLGNTGLKVSELCLGTMTFGGRGMWTAIGSLPQQQVNELVKQAVDGGINFIDTANVYSEGLSEQLTGQAIRDLGLNRHDLVIATKVRGKMGEGPNNTGLSRKHILQQADESLQRLKMDYIDLYQIHGFDPATPMHETLEALDSLVRSGKVRYIGCSNLAAWQIVKARGISAMEHLSKFVSLQAYYTIAGRDLEREIVPMLLDQKMGLMVWSPLAGGLLSGKYSRNAETKEGRRVSFDFPPVNKEKAYHVIDVMRAIATAKQVTVAQVALAWLLHQPAVTSVIIGANKPPQLADNLGSVAVQLNIDELATLDEVSKLTPEYPGWMIERQGSDRR; this is encoded by the coding sequence ATGAAATACAATTCGTTAGGAAACACAGGATTAAAGGTGTCGGAGCTCTGCTTGGGCACCATGACCTTTGGTGGACGCGGCATGTGGACCGCCATTGGATCGCTGCCCCAGCAGCAGGTAAACGAGCTCGTAAAGCAGGCCGTGGATGGCGGCATTAACTTTATCGATACCGCCAACGTTTACAGCGAGGGGTTAAGCGAGCAGCTCACCGGGCAGGCCATTCGCGACCTCGGGCTCAACCGCCACGATCTGGTTATTGCCACCAAGGTGCGCGGTAAGATGGGCGAAGGGCCCAACAACACCGGGCTCAGCCGCAAGCACATTCTGCAGCAGGCCGACGAGAGCCTGCAGCGCCTCAAGATGGACTACATCGACCTATACCAAATACACGGCTTCGATCCCGCCACCCCAATGCACGAAACGCTGGAGGCCCTCGACTCGCTCGTTAGGAGCGGAAAGGTGCGCTACATTGGCTGCAGCAACCTGGCAGCCTGGCAAATAGTAAAGGCGCGGGGCATCTCCGCCATGGAGCACCTCAGCAAGTTTGTATCGCTGCAGGCCTACTACACTATTGCCGGCCGCGACCTGGAGCGCGAAATTGTTCCCATGCTGCTCGACCAAAAGATGGGCCTTATGGTATGGAGCCCGCTGGCCGGTGGGTTGCTCAGCGGAAAGTATAGCCGCAATGCCGAAACCAAGGAGGGGCGCCGCGTAAGCTTCGATTTCCCCCCGGTAAACAAGGAGAAGGCCTACCACGTGATAGATGTAATGCGGGCCATTGCCACCGCCAAGCAGGTTACCGTTGCCCAAGTTGCCCTAGCGTGGCTGCTGCACCAGCCCGCCGTTACCTCGGTAATTATTGGTGCCAACAAGCCGCCGCAGCTCGCCGACAACCTCGGCTCCGTGGCCGTGCAGCTCAACATTGACGAGCTCGCCACGCTGGACGAGGTAAGCAAGCTCACACCCGAATACCCCGGCTGGATGATTGAGCGCCAGGGCTCCGACCGCAGGTAG